The DNA window GCTTTAAAATTCCTTCACATCTTGCTAATAACACTAAAAAACCAGTGAATTATCCCTTTAAAAGGTACAACAAAAGTATGTCGAACTTGCATAGCGAAAATCGGTAACGTTActaattaatgaaaattacccaactttaatttttaactgCGTTGGATTACTACCTGCAACAAAGATCTTTTTATGACCCCTTTAGAAAAGGCCACCTTGTTTCAACATACAATAACCCAACTAAGTAAACAATGATCAACAAGACATTTATTATAACATTCGAGGactttgttattaatattaactaGTGAAAGGATAATTTCAATTACAAGGAATATGCTTGATAATTTATGAGAAACGTTGTCGATACTAActtgtttaaaatattttacaaacCTTTAAATTCTAACACTAAGTAAATATGCCATGGTATCCTAAACCACCTTTTATTAAACtaatatagaaaaataatagcatTTTTATAGATGTTTCCaatacaacaaaaatacatatgtttgaaaaaaaagtgtttttACCACTTTATTGCTGGTATCTCTGTTTATTTTACATCTATAAATATGTCTGTAATGAGGAAATATAGtggtttttattaatcTAAAACGTTTTTAAAGTTCCCAGCTACTATTAAACTTCAAGTAGTCAAATACCTTTCATGTACTGTTTTCTTACTTAGAAATTCCCTTTTGGCTTGATTGTTAGGTGGAACATAAAGAAACCAGATGTTGAAAATAGAATATACAAGTAACATAATCAATGATCAAccttctaaaaaaaaaaaggttaaaTTACCAGTTTTTGAGAGATAAGTTCAGAATTTGTATACAATACATAATAAGCACTTTCTATACTTTGAGCAATGATAATAGCCTCACAATTCCCTTTTCTGTTGACTCtattttttccattaataacaaagtTATAACTATCTGCAATAGCATTAAGAAGATATCAGTGATGGCAGTAAAGACAATTATTTCTTGGCttgaaagaagaagagaagaaaaattttttcttttttttttttttttttttttttttttttttttttttttgattaattatttttatggaGATGAAACCTATgttaatactattaatacACCTTCTGAAATTCAGTTATAAACTACTTTAGAGGTAGCACAAACCTTTAACGATGAgcttcttatttttaatatgttttttaaacGGATAATTACATACTCATTTATGTATGTGcgctttttcttttcctatCTTTATTTGCGCATAATAACTAACATGCAGATATCTCATCTATAAGCAGTTACTATCTTAAAATAATCTACTATTtgatctattttttttttaataattagCACTTTAAATCCAGTATTTTGGAGGCTATTAACGTGGGGGTTTCAcggaataaataaattataatgatTATTAGGGGGCACGCATGTACATTTCCACTTCATCAttgcttttattatttagatACTAGGTAACTAAGGTCTACTCTTGTTTTACATTTAcaatgttttaataattattattcgGTTAAATCTTTTTAGGTTTTTCAAGTATCACCTTTAGCATCGAGCTTAATAATaagtttctttttaacTTGCTCTATTTTAACTGTTTTTCAAAGGCTAGAACGAAAAGCTTATAGCTTAACCCtaatctaaaaaaaaaaagacactATATAGAAATGTCATCtagtaatttaaatttgcacgtttcttttttttttacttttccACAAAATCAGCTACGTATTCCGTCAAATTATCACAAAAATTACGgttgtttaataaaatgcttgccaaggaaaaaagttacTGTCAGATCTAATAATTCTACGCATCTTCCTGATACTCGTAAAATTAAACTACGTAAATTTATGAGTACACGTCGGATTATAGTATGCATATCAGGAACTTAtaaatttactttttttttaaaaaaaaaaaaaaaaaaaaattaacaatcgagaaagaaacaaaaaaaaaaaaaaaaaaaaaaaggtagttagaaaataaaaacaaagggaacaaaatttcaaaaaaaaaaaaaaaatcgtTTAGATAATATTTACTTTACTTTCATAAGCTTCTTGTATATGTTTAATGCTATCagtaggaaaaaaaaatgaaaagtcATTTATAATTAGTAAATATCCCGCACTGAgcaaaatttttgatttaaacGAAggtttttttccccttctagatctttataataacaaaagagcaaattatatttttttttaaattacttTTCTAATTAAGTTAACAGTAAGAATatgatctttttttttttcttgatgCTTTATAGttaaaacaataatgatttacaagagtaatataaatatagaaCTGGGGGtgcaaattttattaattttttttttttttctttttttctttttttcctattgTCACAGTAGCTTATATTCCTAACCTAACTTTCTTAATGTTGCTGGCAATACGTGTCTAATCAGGCCTCGTTAAAcattctctttttttttttttttttttttgtattgtCCTGCATTTCCCCTCCCCTCTCAGTTTCTGTACTTTCCCTCGTATATGACAGGTACTTTTGTACTAGAAGAGataaagaggaaaaaaaaaaaaaaaaaaaaaaaaaaaagaaatgtcAGCGCACACAAGATATTATaagtataataatacattcaggaaatattgaaaacaaaatgtaAAAGCTcaattatataaatgaaGAGTGACctgatgataaaaaatggaataatgtttttttttgtctttttttagcTTGGTTTTATCACCTTTTATCATTAGGTTAGTACGGTTTCACAGTCTCTTATACATTGATGTCAACAATAGAGTAAGCAAACTTGTGATCATTACGCgggtatattttttctttgattcCTTTTAATATAACGGAAACCATACTAACCATACAACATGCGAGTCAGGGACACAGATCAAGATTCTTCTTTATCCTGTGTTACCACAGGTGATGTGGTCATCGAATATATAACAACCGAAGAACAAAAACGAGATTTGCCTATTGAGAATAAAGCAAAAGCACCTATTATTTCCGAACAGATAGCACCTTCTTCCACTGCTGCTTCCGATTTTAGCGATAACGATGAAGACTACAATGATCGTAAAAGTGTTTCCAAGTCAAAGAGTTTCTGGTATATCGCAAGGcgtaattttttcaaatatctTAAGTTTGTCGGGCCAGGGTTGATGGTTAGTGTTGCTTATATGGATCCAGGTAATTATGCAACGGCAACTTCTGCAGGTGCCACAAATGagttttctttattatttgttattttagtttccattttttttggtattttttttcagacTTTATGTATAAAGTTAGGCAGTGTTACAGGTTTGGATTTAAGCAGAGCATGCAAGGAGTTTTTACCCCCATGGTTGaatcatctttattattttttcgcTGAAGTTGCAATTATTGCTACTGATGTAGCAGAAGTTATAGGTACCACCGTTGctttaaatgttttaatgCACATTCCCTTGCCGGCAGGGGTAGTCATTACGTTAGTTGAcgtattatttgttttaattgcTTATAAGCCCAGTTGTTGCAGTGCAAAATTGATCCGTTTATTTGAATATGCAGTGGCACTTTTAGTTTTCACCGTTTTCATTTGTTTCATTATCAACTTGGCTTTATTACCTAAAACACCTCAAAACAACGTAAGAAAAGTTTTAAGAGGCTATGTTCCATCCCGTCAAATGTTTGAAAATAACGGTATTATTCAGGCTGTGGGTATTTTAGGTGCCACTGTTATGCCACattctttgtttttgggTTCCGCTTTAGTTCAACCAAGATTATTAGAATATGACGTTAGGAAGGGGAATTACTCTGTTGAGCCTGACGAAGAAAAGGACGGGGAAGTAgattcaacttctggaaCAGATGACGAAACAAAGAAATCCAGATCCAGCGAAAGTATTAAAGACGCCAAA is part of the Saccharomycodes ludwigii strain NBRC 1722 chromosome III, whole genome shotgun sequence genome and encodes:
- a CDS encoding NRAMP family metal ion transporter (similar to Saccharomyces cerevisiae YOL122C | SMF1 | Suppressor of Mitochondria import Function), whose amino-acid sequence is MRVRDTDQDSSLSCVTTGDVVIEYITTEEQKRDLPIENKAKAPIISEQIAPSSTAASDFSDNDEDYNDRKSVSKSKSFWYIARRNFFKYLKFVGPGLMVSVAYMDPGNYATATSAGATNEFSLLFVILVSIFFGIFFQTLCIKLGSVTGLDLSRACKEFLPPWLNHLYYFFAEVAIIATDVAEVIGTTVALNVLMHIPLPAGVVITLVDVLFVLIAYKPSCCSAKLIRLFEYAVALLVFTVFICFIINLALLPKTPQNNVRKVLRGYVPSRQMFENNGIIQAVGILGATVMPHSLFLGSALVQPRLLEYDVRKGNYSVEPDEEKDGEVDSTSGTDDETKKSRSSESIKDAKYLSYRPTKAAIKYCLRYSIIELVLTLFTFALFVNSAILILSGSTLYNSSSAAEADLYSIYDLLCSTISPATGKIFMLALLFSGQSSGIVCTMAGQIVSEGHLNWKMKPWKRRIVTRSIAIIPCLVITLCIGRSALNEALNASQVILSILLPFLTAPLIFFTCKKSIMRVKISSGTKDSSGEEGKEEYWNMANNWITTIIGFAIWIFISFLNIYMIVQLGLSHGDLG